One segment of Spirochaetota bacterium DNA contains the following:
- a CDS encoding acyl-CoA dehydrogenase, translated as MFDFLYTKEQLKLRDEARAFTKWVPRQMILDMDAEKIQFPHEYLKEAGRRNLLGIRIDKKYGGRGLGWVEDGLVAEEAGVASYSLACLWGVGADIVCEAVCAFGNEELKQAIVVPLLKGDVYAAECLTEPRGGSDFFGAATTARKDGDDWIITGQKRFIVGAEGADWFLVYAVTDPGAPPHKRMTCFMVPRTKGVESKYIYGLMGVRGGGAGRLIMTDVRVPERYALNGINEGFDVFQRMMIPERLGTATMTIGSVRPAIEIATRYTSMRKAFGFPIMNFQAVGFKVADCVMLLDACRSLAYTTARAADSGTVHAGRLRRMVSESKKFITESCWQIANNCMQVMGGIGYTSVYPIERIVRDIRLSMIWVGTNEIMQYIIQNEWYKEYQKVLSKEDVRDVEMDALGADLAEEKVYE; from the coding sequence ATGTTCGATTTTCTCTACACCAAAGAACAGCTCAAGCTCCGCGACGAGGCCCGCGCGTTCACCAAGTGGGTCCCCCGGCAGATGATACTGGACATGGACGCGGAAAAGATCCAGTTCCCCCACGAGTACCTTAAAGAGGCCGGCAGGAGGAACCTGCTGGGCATCCGGATCGACAAGAAATACGGCGGCCGCGGGCTCGGATGGGTCGAGGACGGACTCGTCGCCGAGGAGGCGGGTGTGGCAAGCTACAGCCTTGCCTGCCTGTGGGGCGTGGGGGCCGATATCGTCTGCGAAGCGGTATGCGCATTCGGCAACGAGGAGCTCAAGCAGGCCATCGTGGTGCCCCTCCTCAAGGGCGATGTGTACGCCGCCGAGTGCCTGACAGAACCGCGCGGCGGTTCCGACTTTTTCGGCGCGGCGACGACCGCGCGCAAGGACGGCGACGACTGGATCATCACCGGGCAGAAACGCTTCATCGTGGGCGCGGAGGGCGCCGACTGGTTCCTGGTCTATGCCGTCACGGACCCGGGGGCGCCCCCCCACAAGCGCATGACCTGCTTCATGGTCCCGCGCACCAAGGGCGTCGAGAGCAAGTACATCTACGGCCTCATGGGCGTGCGCGGGGGCGGCGCGGGCAGGCTCATCATGACCGACGTGCGCGTGCCCGAACGTTATGCGCTCAACGGCATCAACGAGGGCTTCGACGTGTTCCAGCGCATGATGATCCCCGAACGCCTTGGAACCGCGACCATGACTATCGGCTCAGTACGCCCCGCGATTGAGATCGCCACCAGGTATACCTCGATGAGGAAGGCGTTCGGCTTTCCCATCATGAACTTCCAGGCGGTCGGATTCAAGGTCGCCGACTGCGTGATGCTCCTTGACGCCTGCCGCTCTCTCGCCTACACGACCGCCCGCGCGGCTGACTCCGGGACGGTCCACGCGGGAAGGCTGCGCCGCATGGTGTCCGAATCCAAGAAGTTCATCACCGAGTCATGCTGGCAGATCGCGAACAATTGCATGCAGGTCATGGGCGGAATCGGCTACACCAGCGTGTACCCGATCGAGCGCATCGTCCGCGATATCAGGCTTTCCATGATCTGGGTGGGCACGAACGAGATCATGCAGTACATCATTCAAAACGAATGGTACAAGGAATACCAGAAGGTGCTTTCAAAAGAGGACGTGCGCGACGTGGAAATGGACGCGTTGGGAGCGGACCTCGCCGAAGAGAAGGTGTACGAGTAA
- a CDS encoding ABC transporter ATP-binding protein has protein sequence MTGGRAPLLKIEGVYKSFGRRAILSGVDLEVGEGELVCITGKSGSGKSTLLGICAGMLRPDAGNVIFGGRDIYRWGDRARSRFRNREIGFVFQFFNLLPDLSARRNILYPALLNPHAENIATRIEYMIDYLGLGDIVTQRPGTLSGGEKQRVALARAVVNSPRLVLADEPTGNLDDATSRGMIDLFMGLRETEGVSWVIVTHDHGIVERADSWYHLEDGRLKPATVRKSRERGTRAPGKRKA, from the coding sequence ATGACAGGCGGGCGCGCCCCTCTCCTGAAAATCGAAGGAGTGTACAAGTCATTCGGCCGGCGTGCGATTCTCTCCGGCGTCGACCTGGAGGTAGGGGAAGGGGAGCTGGTATGCATCACGGGAAAATCCGGTTCCGGAAAATCAACGCTCCTGGGAATTTGCGCGGGCATGCTGCGCCCGGACGCCGGGAACGTGATTTTCGGCGGCAGGGACATCTACCGCTGGGGGGATCGTGCACGCTCCCGGTTCCGGAACAGGGAAATCGGGTTCGTGTTCCAGTTCTTCAACCTGCTTCCCGATTTATCCGCGCGCCGGAACATACTCTATCCCGCGCTCCTCAATCCGCACGCGGAAAATATCGCGACGCGTATCGAATATATGATTGATTATCTCGGTCTCGGGGATATAGTAACGCAGCGTCCCGGGACCCTTTCCGGAGGGGAGAAACAGCGGGTTGCCCTGGCGCGCGCGGTTGTGAACAGCCCCAGGCTCGTGCTTGCCGACGAGCCCACCGGCAACCTTGACGATGCGACATCGCGGGGAATGATAGACCTGTTCATGGGGCTCAGGGAAACCGAGGGCGTCTCCTGGGTGATCGTGACCCACGATCACGGCATCGTGGAGCGCGCGGACTCCTGGTACCATCTCGAGGACGGACGGCTCAAGCCCGCGACCGTCAGGAAATCCCGCGAACGGGGAACCCGCGCGCCGGGAAAAAGGAAGGCATGA
- a CDS encoding ABC transporter permease: MNDPMRYLLQNAAFIARDFARNIPKSLLSSLGIIFLMAFLMLYLSLRQGVREYIGGTLFEGMKINEMVISPPGADIDIFNLKGGQAAIPADTVRRVLAIPGISEYYSILRLDYPVRIEIDRLGIYVDEYVPIFGIYREYLRKLGKRWQDFSAGDSVPVIVPAFVLEIFNNMTDARGLPQFGEKALRGFPLDLKIQTSGRTDARRTFVRFDAEVYDFLGAVSLSGLMVPADFIMAFCAEHRGERAARAEGYSFIRLFITVNGVKDIPEVARAVQALGLRVDSMKDVAGRTNRALTIIDTSSLVVVGIFLLLTVVAIFNAYLSTVYHRSRHFSLLRVIGMSKFRIVTVFVLEAAAVGALYGIAGYFLGRALTVHATDLLGNWLPVLRGLIMADDGARYLPLAVALSAAVSSASALVPAVAAANMNLFQAVQK; the protein is encoded by the coding sequence TTGAACGACCCTATGCGCTACCTGCTCCAGAACGCCGCATTCATCGCCCGGGACTTCGCCAGGAATATTCCCAAGTCCCTGCTGTCCAGCCTGGGGATAATTTTTCTAATGGCCTTCCTTATGCTGTATCTCTCGCTGCGGCAGGGGGTGCGCGAATATATCGGGGGCACGCTTTTCGAGGGGATGAAGATCAACGAAATGGTAATCTCCCCCCCGGGGGCCGATATCGACATCTTCAATCTCAAGGGGGGGCAGGCCGCCATTCCCGCGGACACGGTGCGCAGGGTGCTCGCGATCCCGGGAATCTCCGAGTACTATTCAATCCTGCGGCTCGATTACCCGGTGAGGATCGAGATCGACCGCCTGGGCATTTACGTGGACGAGTACGTCCCCATCTTCGGGATTTACCGCGAATATCTCAGGAAGCTTGGGAAACGGTGGCAGGATTTCTCCGCGGGGGACAGTGTACCGGTGATCGTGCCCGCCTTCGTTCTCGAAATCTTCAATAATATGACCGATGCGCGGGGTCTCCCCCAGTTCGGCGAGAAGGCACTCCGGGGATTCCCCCTGGATCTGAAAATTCAAACCTCCGGGCGAACGGACGCACGCAGGACCTTCGTGCGCTTCGACGCCGAGGTCTACGATTTCCTGGGGGCGGTCTCCCTTTCCGGCCTCATGGTCCCCGCCGATTTCATAATGGCATTCTGCGCGGAGCACCGGGGCGAACGCGCGGCGCGGGCGGAAGGGTATTCCTTCATCCGCCTGTTCATCACGGTGAACGGCGTCAAGGACATACCCGAGGTCGCACGGGCCGTGCAGGCGCTGGGCCTGCGCGTCGATTCGATGAAGGACGTGGCCGGACGCACGAACAGGGCGCTCACCATTATCGACACCTCCTCGCTGGTGGTCGTGGGGATATTCCTCCTGCTCACGGTGGTCGCGATCTTCAACGCCTACCTTTCGACCGTGTACCACCGGAGCCGGCATTTCTCGCTCCTGCGCGTGATCGGCATGTCGAAATTCAGGATCGTGACGGTCTTCGTCCTCGAGGCGGCCGCCGTGGGTGCGTTGTACGGAATTGCGGGTTATTTCCTGGGAAGGGCGCTCACCGTGCACGCAACGGACCTGCTCGGCAACTGGCTTCCCGTCCTGCGCGGCCTCATCATGGCGGACGACGGCGCGCGCTACCTGCCCCTGGCCGTCGCCCTGTCGGCGGCGGTCTCCTCGGCATCCGCGCTCGTGCCCGCCGTCGCGGCCGCGAACATGAACCTTTTTCAGGCGGTGCAGAAATGA
- a CDS encoding HDOD domain-containing protein, with protein sequence MIRNIYVARQPIFDRHKNIFAYELLFRSGFDNFYDSLDGDYASTRTMLNSFFLLGMDTITGGKMAFVNFTRNLLLNEVATIFPKELLAVEVLENVTADDAVVASCKKLSKSGYLIILDDFMLKPDYEPLIEVADIIKVDFKLANHGERKKILDSIGRNKHKFLAEKVETLDEFNQAKDQGFAYFQGYFFSKPHIVAGASIPPRKLTYMQIIQEMNSPDMEFDLLEHIVKRDMAITYKLLKLINSAAFGLRTRVQSIRHALTLLGINEIRKWITFLAMSEMGSDKPDELLILAMTRAKFGEIMASKIGMLEREADFFLLGMFSMLDAFIDRPIADILEELPISDEIRDALTGKDNRFRDAFELIVAYERADWTRFSIYAKRLGLNERLAPDIYYNALQWALYIFKV encoded by the coding sequence TTGATAAGAAACATCTACGTCGCCCGCCAGCCGATATTCGACCGGCACAAGAACATCTTCGCGTACGAGCTCCTCTTCCGCTCCGGGTTTGACAATTTCTACGACAGTCTGGACGGCGACTACGCCTCCACGCGCACGATGCTCAACAGCTTTTTCCTGCTCGGGATGGACACAATAACGGGCGGCAAGATGGCCTTCGTGAACTTCACCCGCAACCTGCTCCTGAACGAGGTGGCGACCATTTTTCCTAAAGAGCTCCTCGCGGTCGAAGTGCTCGAGAACGTCACCGCCGACGACGCCGTGGTCGCGTCGTGCAAAAAACTCAGCAAGTCGGGTTACCTGATCATCCTCGACGACTTCATGCTGAAGCCGGATTATGAACCGCTCATCGAAGTGGCCGATATCATAAAGGTCGATTTCAAGCTGGCCAACCACGGGGAGCGCAAGAAAATCCTCGATTCGATCGGACGGAACAAGCATAAGTTTCTCGCCGAAAAGGTCGAGACGCTCGACGAGTTCAACCAGGCCAAGGACCAGGGTTTCGCCTACTTCCAGGGCTATTTTTTCAGCAAACCACATATCGTCGCGGGCGCGTCCATACCGCCGCGCAAGCTCACCTACATGCAGATAATCCAGGAGATGAACAGCCCCGACATGGAGTTCGACCTGTTGGAGCACATCGTGAAGCGCGACATGGCGATCACCTACAAGCTCCTCAAGCTGATCAACTCCGCGGCATTCGGGCTTCGTACAAGGGTCCAGTCCATTCGGCATGCCCTGACCCTTTTAGGCATCAACGAGATCAGGAAATGGATCACCTTCCTGGCGATGAGCGAGATGGGAAGCGACAAGCCCGACGAGCTCCTGATACTGGCGATGACGAGGGCGAAGTTCGGCGAGATCATGGCTTCGAAAATCGGCATGCTGGAGAGGGAGGCGGATTTCTTCCTCTTGGGAATGTTTTCCATGCTCGACGCATTCATCGACCGGCCCATCGCCGATATACTGGAAGAGCTTCCGATCTCCGACGAGATCAGGGACGCGCTCACGGGCAAGGACAACCGGTTCCGCGACGCCTTCGAGCTTATCGTCGCCTATGAAAGGGCCGACTGGACGCGGTTTTCGATTTATGCGAAACGGCTTGGACTGAACGAGCGTCTCGCCCCCGACATCTACTACAACGCACTGCAGTGGGCGCTGTACATCTTCAAGGTCTGA
- a CDS encoding transporter: MNQLRVVSAIAISIAALSLSARDVRAGKIQDNSFLIEEAYNQEAGVVQHIQTFQYMDNREWAYGFTQEWPVPGQAHQLSYSIPVYRYTAGDDVTGVGDILVNYRYQAVAREHLAFAPRLSAVLPTGDYKKGLGRGAPGLQANLPLSIELSDRWVTHLNAGLTFVRGAREPGGDESDILDYSAGAGVICLVNDNFNLMLEMVYGSVQTVVPGGGTTREGSFIVNPGMRFAINFESGLQIVPGAAFPVIFSSAGREYNVFVYLSFEHPLF; the protein is encoded by the coding sequence ATGAATCAGCTGCGAGTCGTGTCCGCGATAGCCATATCGATTGCCGCTTTAAGCCTGTCCGCGCGTGATGTGCGGGCAGGGAAAATCCAGGACAATTCATTTCTAATTGAGGAAGCCTACAACCAGGAAGCCGGGGTCGTCCAGCACATCCAGACGTTTCAATATATGGACAACCGGGAATGGGCGTACGGATTCACCCAGGAATGGCCGGTCCCGGGGCAGGCCCATCAATTGTCCTATTCCATACCCGTCTATCGGTATACCGCCGGAGATGACGTGACCGGCGTGGGGGACATATTGGTAAATTACCGCTACCAGGCGGTGGCGCGGGAGCACCTCGCGTTCGCTCCGCGGCTTTCTGCCGTCCTGCCGACCGGAGACTATAAAAAGGGACTGGGCCGGGGGGCGCCGGGACTCCAGGCCAATTTACCCTTGAGCATCGAACTTTCGGACCGATGGGTTACCCACCTGAACGCCGGGCTTACCTTCGTACGCGGGGCACGGGAGCCGGGAGGGGACGAATCGGACATCCTCGACTACAGCGCGGGCGCGGGCGTGATCTGCCTCGTGAACGATAACTTCAACCTCATGCTCGAAATGGTATACGGGTCGGTTCAGACGGTCGTACCCGGAGGGGGGACGACCAGGGAGGGGAGCTTTATCGTGAATCCCGGAATGCGGTTCGCCATTAATTTCGAGTCGGGACTGCAGATTGTGCCGGGTGCGGCATTCCCGGTGATTTTCAGCAGCGCGGGCAGAGAGTATAACGTTTTCGTGTACCTCTCTTTCGAACACCCGCTGTTCTGA
- a CDS encoding purine-binding chemotaxis protein CheW: MGMTTREEKKAAIDERQYITFDLMGESYGIQVLEVQEIVGMQRITHVPHSMPFMKGVINLRGIVVPLVDLRIKFGLPAKGYDKINVIMVVQSRGTMIGIIVDAVSDVVNLAVDAIQDTVHFSVNIDTDYIRGIAEKNSKLIIILDVEKIFTADELRQMAE; this comes from the coding sequence ATGGGAATGACCACACGCGAAGAAAAAAAAGCCGCGATCGACGAACGCCAGTATATCACGTTCGATCTCATGGGTGAGAGTTACGGTATCCAGGTGCTGGAGGTCCAGGAGATCGTGGGTATGCAGCGGATCACCCACGTACCCCATTCGATGCCTTTCATGAAGGGGGTGATAAACCTGCGCGGCATCGTCGTGCCACTCGTGGACCTGAGGATAAAATTCGGGCTTCCGGCCAAGGGGTATGACAAGATTAACGTGATCATGGTGGTGCAGTCCCGGGGCACGATGATCGGGATAATCGTCGATGCGGTATCCGACGTCGTGAACCTGGCCGTCGACGCGATCCAGGATACTGTGCACTTCAGCGTGAACATCGACACGGATTATATCCGCGGAATCGCGGAGAAGAACTCGAAACTCATCATCATTCTGGACGTAGAGAAGATTTTTACCGCGGATGAGCTCCGGCAGATGGCTGAATAA
- a CDS encoding chemotaxis response regulator protein-glutamate methylesterase, whose translation MGKTDTIKVHIVDDSALLRQTLSDILNADPGIQVIGASANPVFAENHFNREWPDVIILDYEMPQKDGLTFLAEIMARRPTPVIMFTTHGKVAMQAFAAGAVEVLSKPGLELKKFLFDSETMLIDTVKSAAQADLKKVLSRSVQAVKVAPKLSADSVLRPWDGKQVDATADRVVVLGASTGGTQAIEEVLSAMPKDSPPFVIVQHMPEKFTTAFADRLNDVCSMEVKEASHGDKVHRGLALIAPGNLHMLLNRRGDEYFVGVNGGPLVSRHRPSVDVLFRSAAKSAGRNALGIILTGMGDDGAAGMLEMHGAGARTVAQDERSCVVFGMPKEAIRRGGVDEVLPLDQVAGMILKYMAR comes from the coding sequence ATGGGTAAAACTGATACAATAAAAGTGCATATCGTGGACGACTCTGCGCTCCTCCGGCAGACCCTTTCCGATATCCTGAACGCCGATCCCGGGATCCAGGTGATCGGGGCGAGCGCCAACCCCGTGTTCGCCGAAAACCATTTCAACAGGGAATGGCCCGACGTAATAATCCTGGATTACGAGATGCCGCAGAAAGACGGCCTCACCTTTCTTGCCGAGATCATGGCACGCCGACCCACACCGGTCATCATGTTCACGACGCATGGAAAGGTGGCCATGCAGGCGTTCGCCGCGGGCGCGGTCGAGGTGCTTTCCAAGCCCGGGTTGGAGCTTAAAAAATTTCTTTTCGATTCCGAGACCATGCTCATCGACACCGTGAAGTCCGCGGCACAGGCGGATTTGAAAAAGGTGCTTTCCAGGAGCGTCCAGGCTGTGAAGGTCGCCCCGAAGCTCAGCGCCGACAGCGTGCTCCGGCCCTGGGACGGGAAACAGGTGGACGCCACCGCCGATCGGGTGGTCGTGCTCGGGGCCTCGACGGGGGGCACACAGGCGATAGAAGAGGTGCTCTCGGCCATGCCCAAGGATTCGCCGCCCTTCGTGATAGTCCAGCATATGCCCGAAAAGTTCACCACGGCCTTCGCGGACAGGCTCAATGACGTGTGTTCCATGGAGGTGAAGGAGGCATCGCACGGCGACAAGGTGCACAGGGGGCTCGCGCTCATCGCGCCGGGAAACCTCCACATGCTGTTGAACCGGAGGGGGGACGAATACTTCGTCGGGGTGAACGGAGGCCCGCTGGTCAGCAGGCACAGGCCCTCGGTTGACGTGCTCTTCCGCTCGGCAGCGAAGAGCGCGGGCAGGAACGCCCTGGGAATCATCCTTACCGGGATGGGGGACGACGGCGCCGCCGGGATGCTCGAGATGCACGGTGCGGGGGCCCGCACGGTCGCCCAGGACGAGCGTTCATGCGTCGTATTCGGTATGCCGAAGGAGGCGATTCGCAGGGGAGGCGTAGACGAGGTGCTCCCCCTTGACCAGGTCGCGGGAATGATATTAAAGTACATGGCCCGGTGA
- a CDS encoding chemotaxis protein CheD, with protein MKLEPTPPYTVEVFLQPGEFYWGDEGTRIRTILGSCVAITVWHPGKMIGGMCHYLLSNNPSEESMEMDPRYGGDAIALILREIRKARTEPAEYHVKMFGGANMFPGIWGSDIGRENIMHGKEHLARYGFSIRAAKLGGLRHHSIIFDLWTGNVWVKLIQ; from the coding sequence ATGAAGCTCGAGCCCACACCTCCGTACACGGTAGAGGTATTCCTTCAGCCCGGGGAATTCTACTGGGGGGACGAGGGGACGCGCATTCGGACCATTCTGGGCTCGTGCGTGGCCATCACGGTGTGGCACCCCGGGAAGATGATCGGGGGGATGTGCCACTACCTGCTCTCGAATAACCCGAGCGAGGAGAGCATGGAGATGGACCCGCGCTACGGCGGCGACGCGATAGCGCTGATACTCAGGGAGATAAGGAAGGCGCGCACCGAGCCGGCGGAGTACCATGTGAAGATGTTCGGCGGGGCCAACATGTTTCCCGGGATATGGGGAAGCGACATAGGCCGGGAGAACATAATGCATGGGAAGGAACATCTCGCGCGGTACGGGTTTTCGATACGGGCGGCGAAGCTCGGGGGCTTGAGGCACCATAGCATTATTTTTGACCTTTGGACCGGGAACGTATGGGTAAAACTGATACAATAA
- a CDS encoding protein-glutamate O-methyltransferase CheR codes for MTSRDTPSPAATDAASPAGYRLGDREFETFRAMVLRDMGISLSAEKRALVAGRLMKRLRHFGLTSYQDYLALALDEKNEDERRVLLNLLTTNETHFFREDEHFGFLAKTVIPARSPSAVFRAWSAACSTGEEAYTIAMVLAEHIPASSWEVMGSDANDDVLSQARSGVYPISAREEIPEPYLKKYCLKGVRSQEGTLLIDPAFAAGIRFLQINLVKPLPVIGLFDVVFLRNVMIYFNRKTKREVLERIIPSLKPGGYLFVGHMESLMGIGVELRKAAPSVYRVP; via the coding sequence ATGACTTCCCGTGATACGCCATCCCCTGCCGCAACGGATGCGGCGTCTCCCGCGGGGTACCGCCTGGGAGACCGGGAATTCGAAACCTTCAGGGCCATGGTGCTCAGGGACATGGGAATCTCGCTCTCGGCTGAAAAACGCGCCCTCGTGGCGGGACGCCTGATGAAGCGCCTGCGGCACTTCGGCCTCACGAGCTACCAGGATTACCTGGCGCTTGCGCTGGACGAAAAAAACGAGGACGAGCGCAGGGTCCTGCTCAACCTGCTCACGACGAACGAAACGCATTTTTTCCGCGAGGACGAGCATTTCGGCTTCCTCGCAAAAACGGTGATCCCCGCGCGGTCGCCGTCCGCGGTATTCCGGGCATGGAGCGCCGCCTGCTCGACGGGAGAGGAAGCCTATACGATCGCGATGGTCCTCGCCGAACACATTCCGGCATCCTCCTGGGAAGTGATGGGCTCCGATGCGAACGACGACGTGCTCTCGCAGGCGCGCAGCGGAGTCTACCCGATATCGGCACGCGAAGAAATTCCGGAACCGTATCTTAAGAAGTACTGTCTCAAGGGCGTTCGCTCCCAGGAGGGGACGCTGCTCATCGACCCGGCGTTCGCGGCGGGGATACGGTTTCTGCAGATAAACCTGGTGAAGCCGCTTCCCGTGATCGGGCTTTTTGATGTTGTGTTTTTGCGGAACGTGATGATATACTTCAACCGGAAGACGAAGCGGGAGGTTCTGGAGCGGATTATCCCCAGCCTGAAGCCCGGGGGCTATCTTTTCGTGGGGCACATGGAGAGCCTCATGGGGATAGGCGTGGAGCTCCGCAAGGCAGCGCCCTCCGTATACCGGGTGCCATGA
- a CDS encoding purine-binding chemotaxis protein CheW, translated as MEERHDAERINKYLTFSIGKELYGMNIGTIKEIIEYTSVTAVPRTPLHIGGVLNLRGNVVPIIDLSARFYGYASAVTKYSCIVVVELDVAGERVPMGVLIDALREVVDVQGEDIETTPGFGAKIRNDFIAGIGKVRDEFVIMLNLERVLDIEELAAFDARPAAGA; from the coding sequence ATGGAAGAGCGACACGACGCGGAACGCATCAACAAGTACCTGACCTTCTCGATAGGGAAGGAGCTCTACGGCATGAACATCGGCACCATCAAGGAGATCATCGAGTACACGAGCGTCACCGCCGTCCCGCGCACGCCGCTCCATATCGGGGGTGTGCTGAACCTGCGCGGGAACGTGGTCCCGATCATCGACCTGTCCGCGCGCTTCTACGGCTACGCGAGCGCCGTCACGAAATACAGCTGCATCGTGGTCGTGGAGCTCGATGTCGCCGGGGAGCGCGTTCCCATGGGCGTCCTCATAGACGCCCTGCGCGAGGTGGTGGACGTGCAGGGCGAGGACATCGAAACCACGCCGGGCTTCGGGGCGAAGATCCGCAACGATTTCATCGCGGGGATCGGCAAGGTGCGCGATGAATTCGTCATCATGCTGAACCTGGAACGCGTGCTCGATATCGAGGAGCTGGCAGCGTTCGATGCCCGGCCGGCGGCGGGCGCCTGA